In Dyadobacter subterraneus, a single genomic region encodes these proteins:
- the dnaK gene encoding molecular chaperone DnaK yields MGKIIGIDLGTTNSCVAVMEGNEPVVIANSEGARTTPSVVAFMDNGERKVGAPAKRQAITNPKHTISSIKRFMGKKYDEVSGEMKTVAYTVEKGPNNTPRIPIGDRLYTPQEVSAFILQKMKQTAEDYLGVEVTEAVITVPAYFNDAERQATKEAGQIAGLDVKRIINEPTAAALAYGLDKQHIDMKIAVFDLGGGTFDVSVLELGDGVFEVKSTDGDTHLGGDDFDQVIINWLAAEFKSDEGVDLTKDPMALQRLKEAAEKAKVELSSSTQTEINLPYIFPVDGIPKHLVRSLTRAKFEQLADNLFQRMMEPCKRAMKNAGYSNSDISEVILVGGSTRIPRVQEEVEKFFGRKPSKGVNPDEAVAVGAAIQGGVLTGEVKDVLLLDVIPLSLGIETLGGVSTKLIEANTTIPSKKTEVFSTAADNQPSVEIHILQGERPLANQNRTLGRFHLSDIPPAQRGTPQIEVTFDVDANGILHVSAKDKGTGKEQKIRIEASSGLTDAEINRMREEAKANEASDKAEREKIEKINTADSLIFSTDKQLKEFGDKLSEPNKTAIEGALAELRTAHQTQDLAAIDSSMEKLNAAWQAASQEMYAQGGEGQQGAPNPQGNGAAGESAGAEDVTDVNFEEVK; encoded by the coding sequence ATGGGAAAAATTATTGGCATAGACTTAGGAACCACTAACTCCTGCGTAGCTGTCATGGAAGGTAATGAGCCTGTCGTAATCGCAAATAGCGAAGGTGCTCGTACGACTCCTTCCGTAGTTGCGTTCATGGACAATGGCGAACGTAAAGTAGGTGCGCCTGCAAAACGTCAGGCAATCACCAATCCCAAGCATACGATTAGCTCCATCAAGCGTTTCATGGGTAAAAAATATGACGAGGTTTCCGGTGAAATGAAAACTGTCGCATATACCGTAGAGAAAGGTCCAAATAACACTCCACGTATCCCGATCGGTGATCGCTTGTACACTCCACAAGAAGTTTCTGCTTTCATTCTGCAAAAAATGAAACAAACTGCTGAGGATTATTTAGGGGTAGAAGTAACAGAAGCAGTAATCACTGTTCCGGCTTATTTCAATGATGCTGAACGTCAGGCTACCAAAGAAGCAGGTCAAATTGCTGGTTTGGATGTTAAACGTATCATTAACGAACCAACTGCTGCTGCCTTGGCTTACGGTCTTGACAAGCAACATATCGATATGAAAATTGCTGTTTTCGATTTAGGTGGTGGTACGTTTGACGTATCTGTACTTGAATTGGGAGACGGAGTTTTTGAAGTAAAATCAACTGACGGTGATACGCACCTTGGTGGTGATGACTTCGACCAGGTAATTATAAACTGGCTTGCTGCTGAATTCAAATCTGACGAAGGTGTAGATCTTACAAAAGATCCTATGGCTTTGCAACGTTTGAAAGAAGCTGCTGAAAAAGCAAAAGTTGAACTTTCAAGCTCAACACAAACGGAAATCAATTTACCATACATTTTCCCGGTAGATGGTATTCCAAAACACCTTGTTCGTTCATTGACTCGTGCCAAATTTGAACAATTGGCAGATAACTTGTTCCAACGCATGATGGAACCTTGCAAAAGAGCGATGAAAAACGCAGGTTATTCAAACAGTGATATCAGCGAAGTTATTCTTGTAGGTGGATCAACCCGTATTCCTCGTGTTCAGGAAGAAGTTGAGAAATTCTTTGGAAGAAAACCTTCGAAAGGTGTTAACCCTGATGAAGCTGTTGCTGTTGGAGCTGCAATTCAAGGTGGAGTATTGACAGGTGAAGTGAAAGACGTTCTTTTGTTAGACGTTATTCCTTTGTCTCTTGGTATTGAAACTTTGGGTGGTGTTTCTACAAAATTGATTGAAGCTAACACGACTATTCCTTCCAAGAAAACGGAAGTATTCTCAACTGCTGCTGATAACCAGCCTTCTGTTGAGATCCACATCTTGCAAGGTGAACGTCCTTTGGCGAATCAAAACCGTACATTAGGTCGTTTCCATTTATCTGATATTCCACCAGCACAACGCGGTACTCCTCAAATTGAAGTAACATTTGACGTTGATGCAAATGGTATCCTGCACGTTTCTGCAAAAGATAAAGGAACCGGAAAAGAACAAAAAATCCGTATTGAGGCTTCAAGTGGATTAACTGATGCTGAAATCAACCGTATGCGTGAAGAAGCGAAAGCTAACGAAGCATCTGATAAAGCAGAACGTGAAAAAATTGAAAAAATCAATACAGCAGACAGTCTGATTTTCTCAACTGACAAACAGTTGAAAGAATTTGGAGATAAATTGTCTGAACCAAATAAAACTGCGATCGAAGGTGCACTTGCTGAATTGCGTACTGCACACCAGACTCAGGATTTGGCTGCTATTGATTCTTCAATGGAAAAACTTAACGCTGCATGGCAGGCTGCTTCTCAGGAGATGTATGCTCAGGGAGGCGAAGGTCAGCAAGGAGCTCCTAACCCACAAGGAAACGGAGCGGCCGGTGAAAGTGCCGGAGCGGAAGACGTAACCGACGTAAATTTCGAGGAAGTCAAATAA
- a CDS encoding phosphocholine-specific phospholipase C — MDSRREFIKKAAMLSGGAGLLSVLPPSIQKALAIDPQPGSTYLDAEHVVILMQENRSFDHCYGSLRGVRGFNDPRAITLPNKNLVWLQTNAAGETYTPFRLNMKDSKATWMGSLPHSWPNQVDARNGGKYDKWLIAKQAGHKDYIKMPLTQGFYNREDIPFYYALADAFTVCDQNYCSSLTGTTPNRLFLWTGTVREKQDTEAYANIRNENVDYDKPATWTTFPERLEDNGISWKIYQNEISLPMGFEGEEESWLANFTDNPIEWFTQYHVRYSTGFQKHLKSQAAQLPKDIAALEAKIKTLPAGKDADLAQSALKEKLALQEIVKKELAEWSPENFAKLSQREKNLHQKAFTTNIKDPDYHDVTTFKYDEGATSREVKLPKGDVLHQFRDDVKTGKLPTVSWLVAPENFSDHPTSPWYGAWYVSEVMDILTKNPEVWKKTIFILCYDENDGYFDHVPPYVVPEPYKEDTGKTSEGIDTKVEFVTLEQDMKKKAKRESRESPIGLGFRVPLLIASPWNRGGSVCSEIFDHTSVIQFLEKFTSHKSGKKIEETNISAWRRTICGDLTSTFKPYDGQKIPLPAFVKHDEFIEGIHKAKFKGLPNGYKSLSAAEISQINQDPSSSQYMPQQEKGTRPACALPYQLYADGHISADKKSFEIKLKSGNDIFGKDSAGSPFMVYAPGKYKEEDVKVWNYAVKPGDALSDYYKIENFENQHYHLRAYGPNGFFREYTGNTNDPLVLVQCDYQLDKNKKPTGNIELTIKNTDPKNKLTVEIVDNAYKSVGQKKTLDAAGSKSATTTMVLNLEKSHNWYDFSLNFEGYKSTLKRYAGHVETGKESISDPLMARIIA, encoded by the coding sequence ATGGACTCAAGAAGAGAATTTATTAAAAAAGCGGCCATGCTTTCAGGCGGTGCCGGCCTTTTAAGTGTACTTCCTCCTTCAATTCAAAAAGCATTAGCTATTGACCCTCAGCCAGGAAGTACTTATCTGGATGCTGAACATGTGGTCATTCTCATGCAGGAAAACCGTTCTTTTGATCATTGTTATGGTTCGCTTCGCGGCGTAAGAGGTTTTAACGATCCAAGAGCGATTACCTTACCAAATAAAAATCTTGTCTGGCTGCAAACTAATGCGGCTGGTGAAACATACACACCGTTTCGCCTGAATATGAAGGATTCCAAAGCAACCTGGATGGGATCTTTACCTCATTCCTGGCCAAATCAGGTTGATGCAAGAAACGGAGGGAAATATGATAAATGGCTGATTGCAAAACAGGCCGGGCATAAAGATTACATAAAAATGCCGTTGACCCAGGGTTTTTACAACCGGGAAGATATTCCATTTTATTATGCATTAGCCGATGCATTCACAGTTTGTGATCAAAACTATTGCTCTTCGCTGACCGGAACTACGCCAAACCGTCTTTTTTTATGGACAGGAACTGTTCGTGAAAAACAGGACACAGAAGCTTATGCAAATATTCGGAATGAAAATGTAGATTACGATAAACCAGCTACCTGGACAACTTTTCCGGAGAGATTGGAAGACAATGGCATTTCATGGAAAATATATCAAAATGAGATCAGCCTTCCGATGGGATTTGAAGGTGAGGAAGAATCCTGGCTTGCCAATTTTACTGACAATCCGATTGAGTGGTTTACTCAATATCACGTTCGGTATTCGACAGGTTTCCAAAAACATTTAAAATCCCAGGCTGCACAATTACCAAAAGATATAGCTGCACTTGAAGCAAAAATCAAGACCCTACCAGCGGGAAAGGATGCAGATTTGGCACAAAGTGCTTTGAAAGAAAAGCTTGCTTTACAGGAAATCGTAAAAAAAGAACTGGCTGAATGGAGTCCTGAAAATTTTGCCAAATTATCCCAAAGAGAAAAAAATCTTCATCAGAAAGCATTTACAACCAATATTAAAGATCCTGATTACCACGATGTCACTACTTTTAAATATGACGAAGGCGCGACAAGTCGTGAAGTCAAACTTCCAAAAGGTGATGTACTTCATCAATTCAGGGATGATGTCAAAACAGGAAAATTGCCAACCGTTTCCTGGCTGGTAGCACCCGAAAACTTTTCTGACCACCCGACTTCACCATGGTACGGCGCCTGGTATGTATCCGAAGTGATGGATATTCTGACAAAAAATCCGGAGGTCTGGAAAAAGACGATTTTCATTCTTTGTTATGATGAAAATGACGGATACTTTGATCACGTTCCGCCCTATGTAGTTCCAGAGCCATACAAGGAAGACACCGGAAAAACATCGGAAGGAATTGATACCAAAGTTGAATTTGTGACTTTGGAGCAGGATATGAAGAAAAAAGCAAAAAGAGAATCCCGTGAGAGCCCGATTGGACTCGGATTTCGTGTTCCGCTTTTGATCGCTTCTCCCTGGAATCGCGGCGGAAGTGTTTGTTCAGAAATATTTGACCATACATCGGTCATCCAGTTTTTGGAAAAATTTACAAGCCACAAATCCGGCAAGAAAATTGAGGAAACAAATATCAGTGCATGGCGACGTACAATTTGCGGGGATCTGACTTCCACATTCAAACCATATGACGGCCAGAAAATTCCCCTACCCGCTTTTGTCAAACATGACGAATTTATTGAAGGAATCCATAAAGCCAAATTCAAAGGTCTTCCAAATGGCTATAAATCATTGTCGGCAGCCGAAATCTCACAGATAAATCAGGATCCATCATCGTCGCAGTATATGCCTCAGCAGGAAAAAGGAACTCGCCCTGCCTGTGCATTACCATATCAGTTATACGCAGATGGCCACATCAGCGCCGATAAAAAATCTTTTGAAATAAAATTGAAATCGGGAAATGATATTTTCGGAAAAGATTCTGCCGGTTCGCCTTTCATGGTTTATGCACCAGGAAAATACAAAGAGGAAGATGTCAAAGTCTGGAACTATGCAGTGAAACCAGGTGATGCGCTGAGTGATTATTATAAAATTGAAAATTTTGAAAACCAGCATTATCATTTGCGGGCATATGGACCTAACGGTTTTTTCCGTGAATATACTGGTAATACAAATGACCCATTGGTTTTGGTTCAGTGTGATTATCAACTGGATAAAAACAAAAAACCTACCGGAAACATTGAGCTGACGATCAAAAATACCGATCCGAAAAATAAACTAACCGTTGAGATTGTAGATAATGCATATAAAAGTGTGGGGCAAAAGAAGACCCTTGACGCCGCCGGATCAAAATCAGCAACCACTACAATGGTGCTAAATCTTGAAAAAAGTCATAACTGGTATGATTTCAGTTTAAATTTCGAAGGATATAAATCTACTTTAAAGCGATATGCAGGGCACGTGGAAACTGGCAAGGAAAGTATAAGTGATCCTTTAATGGCCAGAATAATTGCTTAA
- the rplT gene encoding 50S ribosomal protein L20, with product MPRSVNHVASRARRKKVLKLAKGYFGRRKNVWTVAKNAVERGLAYAYKGRKQKKRNFRALWIQRINAGARLHGLSYSALMGKINAKGIELNRKVLADLAMNHPDAFKAIVDQVK from the coding sequence ATGCCACGTTCGGTAAACCATGTTGCGTCACGCGCAAGACGTAAAAAAGTGTTAAAATTAGCGAAAGGCTATTTCGGCCGTCGTAAAAATGTTTGGACCGTAGCGAAAAACGCCGTTGAGCGTGGACTTGCATACGCGTACAAAGGTCGTAAGCAAAAGAAACGTAATTTCCGCGCATTGTGGATCCAACGTATTAACGCTGGTGCACGTCTGCACGGACTATCATATTCTGCTCTTATGGGTAAAATTAATGCAAAAGGCATTGAGTTGAACCGTAAGGTACTTGCCGATTTGGCAATGAATCACCCGGATGCATTTAAAGCAATCGTTGATCAGGTTAAATAA
- a CDS encoding DUF937 domain-containing protein, giving the protein MLDQLLGLIQEHSQQAIVQNPEIPNSQNADVMHTLMGSITGGLQEQAQSGNIQGIMGLLSGKETGNGIMNNPIVASIAGNAVSAIMQKFGLSSSSAGGIVSSVLPGVLGSLINKTSNPSDGSFDFNSILGGLLGGGGATAASPAAAAASGFDFNQIGYALADGKLDMNDVMSIGKSFMGGGNAAPANPSQPKEQGGFDLGGMLGGFFGGK; this is encoded by the coding sequence ATGCTCGACCAACTTCTAGGCCTAATTCAGGAACATTCTCAACAGGCAATCGTACAAAACCCGGAAATTCCAAATAGTCAGAATGCAGATGTTATGCATACTTTGATGGGATCAATTACCGGAGGACTCCAAGAGCAGGCACAATCAGGCAATATTCAGGGAATAATGGGTTTGCTGTCAGGCAAAGAAACCGGCAACGGAATCATGAACAACCCTATCGTGGCATCGATTGCAGGAAACGCAGTTTCGGCCATTATGCAGAAATTCGGTCTTAGCAGCAGTTCCGCAGGTGGAATTGTTTCCTCAGTTCTTCCTGGCGTACTAGGCAGCCTTATTAACAAAACAAGTAATCCGTCGGATGGCAGCTTTGATTTTAACAGTATTCTTGGCGGTTTGCTGGGAGGTGGTGGAGCAACAGCAGCTTCCCCGGCAGCGGCAGCAGCATCGGGATTTGATTTCAATCAAATTGGTTATGCTCTGGCTGACGGAAAACTGGATATGAATGACGTAATGTCAATTGGAAAAAGCTTTATGGGCGGCGGAAATGCGGCGCCAGCAAATCCAAGTCAACCAAAAGAACAAGGAGGATTTGATTTAGGTGGAATGCTCGGTGGCTTTTTTGGAGGAAAATAG
- a CDS encoding CotH kinase family protein codes for MTKNLAILLTCLLFSLLHKTAIAKEVLFVNEIVASNNTGITDATGAHEDWFEIYNPTDHVIDIAGYFLSDKPGTPNKYQMPTGSALTKIPSKGFIVIWASGVPSRGALHVSFSLSKDGEDVVISSPELELIDDVTFGAIGDDVSYGRSPDGATSLVNYSTPSPGKSNATGTTQLPTLAPPVFSASSGFKGSAFLLTITHPEPGVTIRYTLDGSDPQNNNNLNFWAYKNKYNENGTAAQEQQAQGLGQGLSTDGYSSTVYQNPISITDRSTAENKVSLKNTTFTVNPQVPSSKIYKGTVVRVKVFKSGFNPSETVTKTYFINNGGVSKYPVPVLSLATTETSLFEYNTGIYTPGITFDKFRAANPTTPAEVCTFANFSWAGDDWQRDGNIEYFDNNNPVLNQQIGFRLHGGCTRSLRQKTLRLYSDTEFNYSIFPENPTLYPKRILLRNSGNDTPLTMLRDSYFQNLVRHLPFDTQLSRPSILFINSEYWGIHNITERYDKFYLKKKYGVDEDEVDIISVEGSEVEEGDITKYNEFLNFVNNNSLADAANYNTLKTIIDLENYTDYQISEIYSANGDWPFKNMRLWRYKTAGSNPTASFYEDGRWRWMLYDTDLGLTNPGSNSLLGASNAPAAGPMAIVLKKLLQNPDYKIYFTNRLADLLNTTFLPSRASALLDQIKAQYTPLMPDHIARWGAPGDMNNWNQNVDVIKTFVSQRPPSFRDHVRTLYGAALANFNLTVDVSDAAQGYVKINTLDIVPETVGVPATPYPWTGIYFQTIPVKLTAVAKSGFHFVRWEDKNGVSTTDPVLTVTSATAALNYKAFFSAGPLPVVLKSFNAKKDQSQVKISWETTSETNNDYFEIERSADVKSWTSIGRIKGFSSSTARQAYKLTDEQPLPNISYYRLKQVDLDGTLTYSRAVSVDMGTLNLTNFWPNPVSETLNIALDQAIPWTKYAITDINGTIVKSEQKVMTTNAIQIPVSKLNRGMYIIQLTNDEGRTESVRFLKQ; via the coding sequence ATGACTAAAAATTTAGCTATCCTGTTAACGTGTTTGTTGTTTTCCTTATTACACAAAACTGCAATTGCAAAAGAAGTATTGTTTGTCAACGAAATTGTTGCATCCAACAATACCGGTATTACCGATGCCACCGGTGCTCATGAGGACTGGTTTGAAATTTACAATCCCACCGATCACGTAATCGATATTGCAGGTTATTTTCTGAGCGACAAGCCAGGAACTCCCAACAAATATCAAATGCCAACGGGGAGCGCTCTTACCAAAATTCCTTCGAAGGGATTTATTGTCATATGGGCAAGTGGCGTCCCGTCCAGGGGAGCATTACATGTATCTTTTAGCTTGTCAAAAGATGGAGAAGATGTTGTGATTTCTTCCCCGGAATTAGAACTGATCGATGACGTAACGTTTGGAGCAATTGGAGACGACGTTTCTTATGGTCGCAGTCCTGACGGAGCCACCAGCCTTGTAAATTATTCGACACCCTCTCCTGGCAAAAGTAATGCAACCGGAACTACCCAGCTGCCCACGCTTGCACCTCCCGTATTTTCAGCCTCATCGGGTTTCAAAGGTTCAGCCTTTTTGCTTACGATTACTCATCCTGAACCTGGTGTTACCATCCGTTATACATTGGACGGTTCAGATCCACAAAACAACAATAATCTCAATTTCTGGGCTTACAAAAACAAATACAATGAAAACGGAACTGCGGCTCAGGAACAGCAGGCGCAAGGTCTTGGCCAGGGTTTATCAACGGACGGATATTCCTCAACGGTTTACCAGAATCCAATTTCAATTACTGACCGATCTACCGCTGAGAATAAAGTGTCCCTTAAAAACACCACCTTTACCGTAAATCCTCAGGTGCCATCCAGTAAAATATATAAAGGCACCGTTGTGCGGGTTAAAGTGTTTAAATCCGGATTTAATCCTAGTGAGACTGTTACCAAAACCTATTTTATAAACAATGGCGGCGTATCAAAGTATCCGGTTCCTGTACTTTCTTTGGCCACTACGGAAACTTCTCTTTTTGAATATAATACCGGTATCTATACACCCGGTATTACTTTTGATAAATTCCGCGCTGCCAACCCGACAACACCAGCAGAAGTATGTACGTTTGCCAACTTTTCATGGGCAGGCGACGATTGGCAGCGTGATGGAAATATTGAATATTTTGATAATAATAATCCGGTACTAAACCAGCAAATTGGTTTTCGCCTACATGGCGGATGTACAAGGTCGTTAAGACAAAAAACACTTCGGCTTTACAGCGATACAGAATTTAATTATTCGATCTTTCCCGAAAATCCAACGTTATACCCCAAAAGAATACTGCTGAGAAATTCGGGGAATGACACGCCTTTGACCATGTTGAGGGATTCCTATTTTCAGAATCTGGTAAGGCACTTGCCATTTGACACACAGTTGTCGAGGCCTTCAATCCTTTTTATAAACTCGGAATACTGGGGAATTCATAACATTACGGAACGCTACGACAAATTTTATCTAAAAAAGAAATATGGAGTGGATGAAGATGAAGTAGATATCATATCTGTGGAAGGATCGGAAGTTGAGGAGGGAGATATTACCAAGTACAATGAATTTCTGAATTTTGTAAATAATAATTCTCTTGCCGACGCAGCAAATTATAATACGCTGAAAACAATTATAGACCTGGAAAATTACACTGATTACCAGATCTCGGAAATTTATAGTGCCAACGGTGACTGGCCTTTTAAAAACATGCGCTTGTGGAGATACAAAACGGCTGGTTCTAATCCCACTGCTTCATTTTATGAGGATGGCAGATGGAGATGGATGTTGTATGATACTGATCTTGGTTTGACTAATCCCGGCAGCAATTCTCTCCTGGGAGCTTCTAACGCACCAGCGGCAGGTCCTATGGCGATTGTACTCAAAAAGCTTTTGCAAAATCCTGATTATAAAATCTATTTCACTAACCGTTTGGCAGATCTATTAAATACTACGTTTTTACCATCCAGAGCTTCTGCCCTGCTGGATCAGATCAAGGCGCAATATACGCCACTCATGCCGGATCACATTGCCCGGTGGGGAGCGCCCGGTGACATGAATAACTGGAACCAGAATGTTGATGTTATCAAAACTTTCGTTTCGCAAAGACCTCCCAGTTTCCGGGATCATGTTCGTACCTTATATGGAGCTGCCCTGGCCAACTTTAACCTTACTGTTGATGTTTCCGACGCAGCACAGGGTTATGTTAAGATAAACACCCTTGACATAGTGCCAGAAACGGTAGGTGTTCCTGCAACGCCATATCCATGGACCGGTATTTATTTTCAAACCATTCCGGTGAAATTAACAGCAGTTGCTAAATCTGGTTTTCACTTTGTTCGCTGGGAAGACAAAAATGGTGTGAGTACCACGGATCCTGTACTTACTGTAACCTCTGCAACAGCCGCTTTAAATTACAAAGCATTCTTCTCGGCAGGTCCGCTGCCGGTAGTACTTAAATCTTTTAATGCAAAAAAAGATCAAAGCCAGGTGAAAATATCATGGGAAACGACTTCGGAAACGAACAATGATTATTTTGAAATCGAACGCTCAGCGGACGTAAAAAGCTGGACATCGATTGGTCGGATAAAAGGATTTTCCTCGTCAACTGCCCGGCAGGCTTACAAGTTGACTGATGAACAACCTCTGCCAAATATTAGTTATTATCGTTTGAAGCAAGTTGATCTGGACGGCACATTAACGTATTCAAGAGCTGTTTCGGTTGACATGGGTACTTTAAACCTCACTAACTTTTGGCCCAACCCTGTTTCCGAGACGCTGAATATTGCTTTAGATCAAGCCATTCCCTGGACAAAATATGCAATTACTGACATAAATGGCACAATAGTAAAGTCAGAACAAAAAGTAATGACAACTAATGCCATTCAGATTCCTGTTTCCAAACTTAATAGAGGCATGTACATTATTCAACTTACCAATGACGAAGGCAGAACTGAAAGCGTACGGTTTTTAAAGCAATAA
- a CDS encoding SDR family oxidoreductase — translation MSTSDQRFKDKVVVVTGSSSGIGKACAVYFGQLGAKVVVNYSANADAGKEVLDEITKNGGTAILVKADVSKEEEVKAMFNETIATYGRLDVLVSNAGLQQDSSFLDMTLQQWQKVIDVNLTGQFLCCREAARQFVTQQKIATQDQPDHSELSIGKIILMSSVHDIIPWAGHVNYAASKGGIMMFMKSISQELAPHKIRVNSVSPGAIKTTINKEVWSDPDKYKGLLQLIPYKRIGTPQDVAKAVGWLASDDSDYVNGETLYIDGGMTLYPEFADNG, via the coding sequence ATGAGTACTTCTGATCAGCGGTTTAAAGATAAAGTAGTTGTTGTTACAGGTTCGAGCTCAGGAATAGGCAAAGCCTGTGCAGTTTATTTTGGTCAGCTTGGCGCTAAGGTTGTTGTGAATTACAGCGCCAATGCAGATGCCGGTAAGGAAGTTTTAGATGAAATTACTAAAAATGGCGGTACTGCAATCCTTGTAAAAGCTGACGTCAGCAAAGAGGAAGAAGTAAAAGCAATGTTTAATGAAACAATTGCGACCTATGGAAGACTTGATGTGCTTGTAAGTAATGCAGGCCTTCAACAGGATTCTTCATTCCTTGATATGACATTGCAGCAGTGGCAGAAAGTGATTGATGTAAATCTAACCGGACAATTTTTATGTTGTCGCGAAGCAGCCCGTCAATTTGTTACCCAACAAAAAATCGCAACGCAAGATCAGCCTGACCATAGTGAATTATCAATTGGGAAAATAATATTGATGAGTTCTGTGCATGACATCATTCCCTGGGCTGGCCATGTCAATTATGCAGCTTCAAAAGGTGGAATCATGATGTTCATGAAATCAATTTCACAGGAACTTGCACCACACAAAATCCGTGTAAATTCAGTAAGCCCGGGTGCTATCAAGACGACTATCAACAAAGAAGTCTGGTCAGATCCTGATAAATACAAAGGTTTGCTTCAACTTATTCCATATAAAAGAATTGGAACTCCACAGGATGTCGCAAAGGCAGTTGGCTGGCTTGCATCTGATGATTCCGATTATGTAAATGGCGAGACGCTTTACATCGACGGCGGGATGACCCTATATCCGGAATTTGCAGATAATGGCTGA
- the infC gene encoding translation initiation factor IF-3: MALRPPSGRFRVVEEPYKINERITAKEVRLVGENIEAGVVDINTARAIAKTQNLDLVEIAPTAVPPVCKVVDYSKFKYEQKKKQKEIKAKAQKVVIKEIRFGPNTDDHDFDFKLKHAINFLKEGSKVKAYVHFVGRTIVFKERGVNLLNKFSEALTDYGKLEMEPKLEGKRMTIILAPLPPKK, from the coding sequence ATGGCATTAAGACCCCCGAGTGGACGTTTCAGAGTAGTAGAAGAACCTTATAAAATCAATGAGCGCATCACAGCAAAAGAAGTTCGTCTGGTTGGCGAAAATATTGAAGCTGGCGTTGTAGATATAAATACCGCGAGAGCAATCGCAAAAACACAGAATCTTGACCTAGTTGAAATTGCACCAACAGCAGTACCGCCTGTTTGTAAAGTAGTTGACTACTCGAAATTCAAGTACGAGCAAAAGAAGAAACAGAAAGAAATAAAAGCAAAAGCACAGAAAGTTGTCATCAAAGAGATCCGTTTCGGCCCTAATACTGATGATCACGATTTTGACTTTAAGCTTAAACATGCTATCAATTTCCTTAAAGAAGGTTCAAAAGTAAAAGCATACGTTCACTTTGTAGGTCGTACGATCGTTTTCAAAGAAAGAGGTGTAAATTTGCTTAATAAATTTTCAGAAGCTTTGACAGATTACGGCAAGCTTGAAATGGAGCCGAAACTGGAAGGAAAAAGAATGACAATTATTCTGGCTCCTTTGCCTCCGAAAAAATAG
- the rpmI gene encoding 50S ribosomal protein L35: MGKMKTNSGAKKRFSLTGTGKIKRKHAFHSHILTKKSNKRKRGLVKTGLIDVSNHKQVLAMLGK, translated from the coding sequence ATGGGTAAAATGAAAACAAATTCTGGTGCTAAAAAGCGTTTTTCGCTTACTGGTACTGGTAAAATTAAACGCAAACATGCGTTCCACAGTCACATCCTGACCAAAAAATCAAACAAGCGTAAGCGTGGATTGGTTAAAACAGGTCTTATTGATGTGTCTAACCACAAACAAGTATTGGCAATGCTTGGGAAGTAA